The DNA segment ACTCTGAATGACGGGCAGATTGCCACGGCAGGTCAGAATGCCAGGTTTCTCACCGGCACGCGCCCAGAAATGGGGCCGAATACGGTCCAATGTGGCACTCAGGAGGCTCACAGACGCCAGCAGAAGACTGCTGAGAACCGAACTCGCGGGAAGATGTCCTTGTGGACATGCTCGCGGGCAGGAATCCTTGATGACCCGTCAGGATGGAAATCCTGACGGCTGCGAAAAAGAACAAAGCGACGTGGCGATCTCAATGTCTCACCAAGTGCACACAGGAGCTGTGCTCCTGTGTGTGCTGTGCGGAGGCAGGGAATGACATCCGCAGTGTCCTATAATATATATTATGTAAACGTGCGGGGCTGAATCTATTCGACATCTGGGATCTGCGATGATCAGGTTGAGATTCTTACTTCACGACAAGATTGACAAGTCGGCCCGGTACAACAATCTCTTTGATGATCTGCTTGCCTTCAATGAACTTCTGAACGCGCTCTGAGGCCTTTGCTGCCACCAGAAGCTGCTCTTTACCCGTGTCAGCCGGGACATCGATATTGTCGCGGACTTTGCCGTTGATCTGAACGACTATCGTGATAGTATCAGCCACGATTGCGTTAGCATCGTATTCCGGCCAGTGCGACTTGAAGACGCTCGTCTTGTATCCGAACATCTCCCAGGCTTCTTCAGCCAGATGCGGCGCCAGCGGCGCAACAAGCTGTGTCATTTTCTGCAGCATGTACGGATAGAATTCCGGGTTGTCCTGCTGCTTCAGGTCAGCGGAATCATTCATGAATTCCATTATGGCCGCAATGCAGGTATTGAAATGCAAGTCATCGATATCGTGAGTGACCTTTTTAATCGCCTGATTCAGCTTGACGTAGATATTCCACGCCGCCTGGCCGAGGTCATCTTTGGTGAAGTAGCGCTTTAAGTCCAGAGGTTTGCGGTCCTGGCAGCCATCTATCAGCCTGTAGAATTTGGTCACGAATCGCTCGACACCGATGACGGCCTCGTCCGACCAGAGAACGTCTTTCCCAGCCGGAGCGGCAAAGAACATAGCGAGACGCGTCGTATCGACGCCCCTCTCCCCCATCACATCAATCGGAGAGACGACATTCCCCTTGGAGCTCGACATGGGCACGCCTTCGGCATCGTTGACCATGCCGTGATTGACGAGCCTCAAAGCCGGTTCATCGATATCTAGATAGCCGATATCCTTCAAGAACTTCGTGAAGAACCGGAAGTAAAGCAGATGCCCTGTGGCATGTTCGAACGTACCGCCAATATAGAGATCAACCGGCAGCCACTTGCGCGCCTTTTCTTTGTCCCACGGCTCGTTATCATTGTGGTTATCAGCGTATCTGAATAGATACCACGAGGAGCAGACAAACGTATCCATCGTGTCAGCGTCCCGTTCAGCAGGGCCGCCGCACTTGGGACAGGTCGTATTGATGTATTCCTTGGCATCGGCCAGCGGAGATCTGCCTTTCGGGACGTAGTCGTCGATTTCAGGCAGCAGAATCGGCAGGCTTTCGGCTTTTTCAGCGACCGGACCACATTTTTTGCAGTGGACAATCGGGATCGGACATCCCCAGTACCGTTGGCGGGATACGAGCCAATCTCTCAAGCGATAGTTTATCTCAAATCCGCCAATACCTTGTTTATCAGCATATTGTGTGACTGCCTCTATTGCAGATTCGCCCTGCTTCCCATCGAAATGATCCGAATTCGTCATCGTGCCGAGATCGACATACGCCTCAGTCATATCGTCGACTTTCAACGTGCGATCAGGCGGATTGATGACCACTTTGATCGGAATGCCATACTTCCTGGCGAACATAAAGTCGCGCTGATCGTGAGCCGGGACTGCCATCACGGCACCCGTTCCATAAGATGCGAGCACATAGTCGGCGATCCAGAGCTGGACCTTCTCGCCGGAGAATGGGTTCATTGCATAGCAGCCTGTGAATACACCGTCTTTGTCATCGCTGGCTGTAGTGCGCTCGATGTCAGTCTTCTCAATAGATTTCTGAATATAAGCAGTGACCTCTGCGTTCTTGTCCGCCGGTATCGGCAGCCTTTCAACGATATCAGCCTCGGGGGCAATTGCCATAAACGTGACACCATAGACGGTGTCGGGACGCGTAGTGAAAACGGGCAGCTTCTCCCCTGTTCCGTTGATCGCGAAATCGATCCTGCAACCGGTCGATTTGCCGATCCAGTTGCGCTGCATGATCCTAACGCTTTCGAGCCATCCGGGCAGATTATCTAGCCCCTGATGCAGCCGCTCGGCGTAATCGGTGATCCTGAAGAACCACTGTTTCAGCTTACGCTTGGTCACCGCGTTGTGGCAGCGCCAGCACTTCCCTTCGGCGTCGACCTGCTCGTTTGCGAGCACAGTGTTACAGTCCATACACCAATTGACAGAAGCTTCTTGCTGAAAAGCGAGATTCTTCTCGAAGAGTTTTATGAACATCCATTGAGTCCACTTATAGTAATCGGGAAGGCAGGAAGCGACCTCTCGGTCCCAGTCGTAGGAGATGCCGACTTTCTTAAGAGTGGACTTCGACTTTTCGATATTTGCAAGCGTCCAATCGCGCGGGTGGAGCTTGTGCTTAATTGCTGCTCGCTCCGCCGGCAAGCCAAACGC comes from the Candidatus Zixiibacteriota bacterium genome and includes:
- the leuS gene encoding leucine--tRNA ligase; this translates as MEKSKTEAPAKQSTGGYPFSEIETKWQKRWDKTKLFKAPDMPKNPYFVLVMFNYPSGDIHMGHFRNYTYGDVMARWKMMQGHDILHPFGWDAFGLPAERAAIKHKLHPRDWTLANIEKSKSTLKKVGISYDWDREVASCLPDYYKWTQWMFIKLFEKNLAFQQEASVNWCMDCNTVLANEQVDAEGKCWRCHNAVTKRKLKQWFFRITDYAERLHQGLDNLPGWLESVRIMQRNWIGKSTGCRIDFAINGTGEKLPVFTTRPDTVYGVTFMAIAPEADIVERLPIPADKNAEVTAYIQKSIEKTDIERTTASDDKDGVFTGCYAMNPFSGEKVQLWIADYVLASYGTGAVMAVPAHDQRDFMFARKYGIPIKVVINPPDRTLKVDDMTEAYVDLGTMTNSDHFDGKQGESAIEAVTQYADKQGIGGFEINYRLRDWLVSRQRYWGCPIPIVHCKKCGPVAEKAESLPILLPEIDDYVPKGRSPLADAKEYINTTCPKCGGPAERDADTMDTFVCSSWYLFRYADNHNDNEPWDKEKARKWLPVDLYIGGTFEHATGHLLYFRFFTKFLKDIGYLDIDEPALRLVNHGMVNDAEGVPMSSSKGNVVSPIDVMGERGVDTTRLAMFFAAPAGKDVLWSDEAVIGVERFVTKFYRLIDGCQDRKPLDLKRYFTKDDLGQAAWNIYVKLNQAIKKVTHDIDDLHFNTCIAAIMEFMNDSADLKQQDNPEFYPYMLQKMTQLVAPLAPHLAEEAWEMFGYKTSVFKSHWPEYDANAIVADTITIVVQINGKVRDNIDVPADTGKEQLLVAAKASERVQKFIEGKQIIKEIVVPGRLVNLVVK